acccttcataaggacccttttcatcgaatccgttccgactaaagtgggagagactggcacccgctagccaccttatgcaccaagtgcatgtcagtcggtggaacctgtctcatgtaagagtacgtgtaaggtcggtccgggccgcttcatcccacaataccgtcgacacaagattggactagtaacggtaagcatattgaacaaaatcaacgcccagaactactttgtgttctactcgtgcaaagaatctacgcaatagacctagctcatgatgccactgttggggaacgtagcagaaattcaaaattttcctacgtgtcaccaagatctatctatggagaaacgaGCAACGAGAGGAAGGAgcgtgcatctacatacccttgtagatcgctaagcggaagcgttcaagagaacggggttgaaggagtcgtactcgtcgtgatccaaatcaccggagatcctagtgccgaacggacggcacctccacgttcaacacacatacaacccggtgacgtctcccacgccttgatccagcaaggagagagggagaggttgaggaagactccgtccagcagcagcagaaCGGCATGgtagtggtggaggagcgtggtagttcagcagggcttcgccaagcaccatgggagaggagaagggagagaggtggggctgcgccagggagaggtcaaaactcatgtgttggcagccccaaaaccatctaagggtggcggccaagggggaagaggggggaaacttgccccccaagttaggtggaagcaccccctccccaaaccctaggcgccttgggcccttgtgggggggggggggtgcaccagcccacctggggctggtcccctcccacacttggcccatgcagccctccggggccggtggccccacttggtggacccccgggaccctcccggtggtcccggtacgttaccgataaaacccgaaacttttccggtgaccaaaataggacttcctatatataaatctttacctccggaccattccagaacttctcgtgacatccgggatctcatccgggactccgaacaacattcggtaaccacatacaaacttcctttataaccctagcgtcattgaaccttaagtgtgtagaccctacgggttcgggaaccatgtagacatgaccgagatgttctccggtcaataaccaacagcgggatctggatacccatgttggctcccacatgttccacgatgatctcatcggatgaaccacgatgtcaaggactcaatcgatcccgtatacaattccctttgtctagcggtattgtacttgcccgagattcgatcgtcgatataccgataccttgttcaatctcgttaccggcaagtctcttcaatcgttccgtaacacatcatcccgtgatcaaccccttggtcacattgtgcacattatgatgatgtcctaccgagtgggcccagagatacctctccgtttacagggagtgacaaatcccagtctcgattcgtgccaacccaacagacactttcggagatacctgtagtgcacctttatagccacccagttacgttgtgacgtttggtacacccaaagcattcctacgatatccgggagttgcacaatctcatggtctaaggaaaagatacttgacattagaaaagctttagcatacgaactacgatctttgtgctaggcttaggattggggtcttgtccatcacatcattctcctaatgatgtgatcccgttatcaacgacatccaatgtccatggtcaggaaaccgtaaccatcgattgatcaacgagctagtcagctagaggcttactaggaacatagtgtgtttatgtatccacacatgtatctgagtttcccactactagaaaaaccgctactagtggcgcacctaatttggccattagtggcgcatcactggtgcgccattactagcacgtcattagtaatttttactaatggcgcaccagtggtgcgccattagtatctggtatactaatggcgcatcactggtgcgccattagtatagtctacggtgcgccattagtatgcctcccaggggccatgtatacccaggtgctttggcatactaatggcgcacaaccacgggatgcgccattagtaaccgcggcatactaatggcgcactgaccagtgatgcgtcattagtatgctttgtcatactaatggcgcactgtcatgtgatgcgccattagtatgaatattaggtttttttatttttttattttctattttttgcacaggttacaaaatgtataatttgacaaaatatagacagcacacatcaacaacagattcatcgaatacaatagaagattagtctttgaatacaattcatcatattagtctcgaATACAATAGACTAACACAGTTTCAACTTCCAGAATACACAGATGACAACGATTACCATTCCGCGGAACCTAGTAGTATCAGTATCTGTGAAAAACACGGGCTGCTCCACCTCCATATCCACCGCGGTCTCTGGCAGTGTTACTGCTTCATACCTGCAAGAAGCAGCACTTTCAGATAAAAATGACACACTGTTTTCTTAATCTTAAGACATATCATTCTCCATAAAACCCTTTTCTCAATGGCAATGACACAGTAGCAAGAGGTTAAATATCTCATTTGGAGTGCTAACAAACTTCCAAAGGCAAGCGACAAGAGTCCGCGCTCTGAACATGACAGAATATTAAGATATGTTAACAGTTTTCCAAGGTGATAAAGATCCCCTCTGAACATAGCATTATTTCTCAAGTACCATTACAACCCCCAGATCTGCTATAATTAGACCATCCAGTCTCAAGAGATTGACTGATATTGAATAAGAAACCAATACCAAAATAATAAGTCAGCACTGAACAACCCAAAATCAACCGATATCAGTCAATCCCTTGCACCTGGAGCTGATTAAAATTGACTAACCCAGACATAACAATCAGCAACATACAAAGACATAAATACCTGCATGAACCCTTGCATCAACAGCTATAACACCCAAACGACCCCTCCTTAGGCAAAGTTGCAACCCATGAATTTAATCAAGCAATGAGAATATCAAGACAGGAGACACAAAATCATATGAAGGTCTATATGAATAGCTGCTGCCCCACAAACACAAGAACAGAGTCAAGTTACAGCAGGATCACACAGCGAGGGCCCATGGCTAGGGCTGTGCGTCCCAGTTACATTTCACAGCATGGACCCATGGCTAGGACTGCATCCCAGTTACATTTCACGCAATCAGTGATATGGCATCATCAATAAAATTCTAGAAACATCTGAAGACACCACAAAGTAGTGCCGTTGGTCATTGTAAAATCAGTAGTGCACAATGGAGCACACAGCAATAGTTACCAAGCAAGCTGACAGACTGACAGTGTTGTTAGGCATCTTAAGAAATTTCATAAACACAGAAAGTTCAGTTGCTCATACAGCCACTTTGGCACCTTGCAACAGCCTCCAATCTAAACCATCAGACTAACACCACACGGTCTAAAGACACAAAGAAAATTCCATTTCCACAGAGAAATGGACACCAactctccatcatcaccacgcaaACACATTCAGAAACTTCTACTAGAAACATCTGAAAACATCGCAAATCACATATCATCGTAAACTCAATACTGTACAATGCAGAACACACCAATTGGTAACAAGCAAGCTGACAGAGACTGCATTGCTATCGAGCCTCTCAGAAATTTCATAAACAGACAAAGTTAAGCTGTCCATACATACAGCCACCTTGGTACCCTGCAAACCATCAGGCTAATACCACGCGGTCCAAACACACAAAGAAAACCCCATTCCAGAGAGAAATGGACGCCGGCTCCGCATTATCAGGACACAAGCACATTCAGAAACTTGTAGAAGGGCATGGAGACAGAGAGCGCACTCATGGCTTGAGCCTTGCCCTTGGGGAGGACGGTGTGGTCCACGGCCAGCCTGATCTTCCATGCCTCGTTGATCTCAATCTGCGGAAGAAATCAGCGCAAGCGTAAACCCAACCACCAAATTACCAAGCAGGATGAACTGGGCAAGACTGGAAGTCGAAGTTTACCAGAAGACGGGACACATCATCTGCGAGGAACAGTTGGAAACGATGAGAATCTGAACATTTCGACAACAAAAAAGTGTAGCAAGCAGATGGACTGACCGTAGAGAAGCTTCACCTTCCTCTCGTACACGATCACCATGCCGCCTGCTCATCACGCGCACAGGCAACAACAGCAACAAACACGCGTCACATCCCCGGGGGAGAACGGGAAAGAATCTGGCGAGGGAAAAAAAAGGAGCGAAATGACCCGGAGGGACGGCTCACCCATGAGGATCCCGGAGAGCCTGAGCGCCATGGGCACCGACGGGTTTAGGATCTCCTCGCTGCAGCAGCGTCAGACACAGCGCGGCACACGCGGATTAGAATCGGGGCGGACCGCGGGCTCAAAGCAGAGAGAAATTGGCGGGATCGGGTCGGGGGCTCACCAGATTTTGATGATGTCGAGCTTGTCGAGGCGCTTGCGGTTGATCTTGGCGTGGAGCGTGGCGGCCATCCTGCGACGGGGACAGGGGAGCAGAGGAGCGTCAGAGGAGATCGAGGCGACGGGGAACCCGCCGCATTGGGAGCGGATCGGACGGGCGCGTCCGGAAACGCCCCGGACCGAGTGGGAAAACGCGGGACGGGCGCAATCGGCGGCCGGCGGCCGCGACCGAGG
Above is a window of Triticum aestivum cultivar Chinese Spring chromosome 6B, IWGSC CS RefSeq v2.1, whole genome shotgun sequence DNA encoding:
- the LOC123133832 gene encoding sister chromatid cohesion 1 protein 1 isoform X1 — its product is MAHQVVGAPLVSKMFYSHQLLARKAPLGQIWMAATLHAKINRKRLDKLDIIKICEEILNPSVPMALRLSGILMGGMVIVYERKVKLLYDDVSRLLIEINEAWKIRLAVDHTVLPKGKAQAMSALSVSMPFYKFLNVLVS
- the LOC123133832 gene encoding sister chromatid cohesion 1 protein 1 isoform X2; translation: MAHQVVGAPLVSKMFYSHQLLARKAPLGQIWMAATLHAKINRKRLDKLDIIKICEEILNPSVPMALRLSGILMGGMVIVYERKVKLLYDDVSRLLIEINEAWKIRLAVDHTVLPKGKAQAMSMKQ